From Manihot esculenta cultivar AM560-2 chromosome 18, M.esculenta_v8, whole genome shotgun sequence:
AAGGGCCTGAGATTTTATGGCTGTTCGAGGTTGATACTCTAAGCAATAAGGACTAATCTCAATGGACCAAGCTAGCATCCGACCTGAGGTCTCCGGTCTATGCAAAATCTTCTTCAAGGGTTGATCGGTCATTACTACTCCCTGGTGGCTTTCCAGATAAACCCTGAACTTTCGGACTGCCAGTAGTAGAGTGTAGGCTAtcttctcaatattcaaatatctgacctcggcgtctttaagcaccttgctgacatagaaaataggcttctgctctccttcttccacccttaccaatacggcgctgactgcttgctcaGAGGCCgccaggtatatcagaagttcctcCCCTTCCATGGGACTAttaagcacgtgaggcgagctgagatagcttttgagttctttgaaggcttcccgacagtcttctgtccattcgaagtttcgcactttcctcaacttcttgaagaatggtaaacacttttctgccgacctcgacatgaatcgattaagcgccactactctcccggtcagtctctggacgtcccttacgcaggtcggttctggcatgttcaatatggcttctaccttctctgGGTTGGGCTCGATacctttcccactcaccatgtaccccaggaattttcctcctctgatgaagaaggcacattttgctgggttcaacttcattctatACTGGTCTAATACTCCGAAAACCTCCCTCAAATCTGCTATGTGCTGCTGGAAAGTTAGGCTTTTGACTACCATATCGTCTACATAAACCTCTACGTTTCTGCCGATCtggcttttgaagattttgttcatcagtctttggtatgttgccccggcgttttttAGCCCGAAGGGCATGGCTTTGTAGCAGTATGTCCCATTTTctattatgaacgaggtcttttcttcatctaaccggtccattgggatttgatgatagccagacatagcatccaaagaagataTGTAATCGAAATCGGCCGTAGAGtcaaccattttattaatatcagggaggggataacaatttTTAGGACAGGCCTGATTTAGGTCagtgaaatctatgcacatcctatatttgccattggcttttttgactagtacaggattagctaaccactgtgggtacatgacttccctaataaagcctacCTCTTCTAGCTTCAGTACCTCCTCCTTGGTAGCCTattgcttctcccttcctactaccctcttcttctgctttaccgGTCTAGCTTCAGGGAGGACATTCAACTTGTGCGTCATCACTTTTGGGTCAATCctgggcatgtcagaaggcttccaggtGAAGCTTGATGCGTGatttcggatcagggccatgacctcaattttctgctctttggtgaggccggcgttgagactgaagactttaTCTGTTTCCACTTCTGATAAGGGAAAAATCTCCAGTTCCCCTACCGGTTCTGTCCTGGCCTCTGTTTTCTCGTCTCGGACCTCCAGGACTTTTGAATCCAGCCTCTCCTCTGTTGAGCTCGGCTCTGCTACCGTGGCTAGGtacactgcccttgcttcctcctggcttccccgAACTATTCCCACCCATGCttctgttgggaacttcatTGCTAGgtatctgatactggtgacgACCTCAAAGTCAAACAGCGCAGGTCTTCCCAggatcgcattgtagctcagagGAAGTTTGACTACCAGGAACACAGCATAATGAGTGCGAGTCCTAGGTGCTTCTCCTagggtgagagccagcttcaccttcccttctacagaTACTGGGACTCCTCTGATTCCTTTGACCGGTGCCTGATCCCGGACCAACTGTTCTTCAGGGGTTCCCATCTGCTTGAAGACCCGGTAGGGTAGCaggttgaccttactcccatcatccactaggATTTTCTTCACCCGATAGTTGTGGATgacagcttcaatgacaagggcaTCGTCATGGGGCATTTGAACACCTTGagcatcctccggagagaaaGTGATGGCCACTAGAGAGTGTTCGATGACCTGCATGACCTCGGCGCCACTGCTTTCTCCCTCTCGACTCCTCTTCTTTCCTCTATGactcatccgacctcctgtgCCCCCCACGATCATGTTAATGGTCCCactagacccatcattcactgctcCCGCTCTCCTCGACGCTTGGGTTGCCGAATTGGGCTGAGGTCTTTGTTCTTCCGGTTTCTTCACGAAGTTCTTCAGGTGCcctctttttatcagcctctcgatttctgtgatcaactggaagcagttattggtaTCATGGCCATAAGTGCGATGgaactgacagtatttgtcaggatttcgctGGTCGGCTTCTGTTCTCAGGGGTCTGGGCCACTCTACGAATTCTTTGTCTTGGACGGCCATGAGtacttcggctctagaagcgttaagtggggtcggcttctctggGACCCACGGAGGGAGTGGCCTTTGGTCCCTTCGTTCCCAGGGCTGTCTGTAAGGCTCAGGCCTTTTGCCATGTTTCCTCTCATGcttctccggcctcctttcctccggggctttctccttACCTACCGCTTCCTTGGCGAATCGGCTTGTcactaaggcatcatcctgccttatatacttttcagcCCTCTGCATCAGCTCGgctagtgaggtcggaggcttcctgcttagtGAGCTGAAGAACTCAGCAGAGGTCgttcccttctgcatggcctccaccgcccttccctcatcgagctcTGGAATTTGCagagcctccgtattgaaacgagcgacgtACTCCCTGAGCGATTCGTCTCTTCTCTGCTTGATTGTTTCTAGGTAGCTCGTCTTTCTATCCGCAGGCACCCCGGCaataaaccggctgatgaagcgagtggccagatctccaaaactgCTGATACTTCCAGCCTCAAGGTTATTAAACCACGCCCTcactggccccgagagcgtcatTGGGAatgccttgcacatcaaggcatctgataGAGTCTGCAGCTCTatgaaagtcttgtagttgAGGACATGCTCTCGTGGGTTTCCAGCTCCGTCATAAGCCGTCATTGATGGCATCGTAAACTTCTTTGGAATAGTCTCCTGCTGTACCCGCTTCGAGAAAGGTGAAGAAGTGGGCAGGAAGGTTTGGCTCTGATCCTTCTTTCccagctcggccaagagctgctctctcaacttctgcagcttttggtctacatTCTCATCTTCCAGCCTGGGTTTCTTCTCTAGGTGatattcctcctcctctgcttcacttCTCGTCCACTTGGTTGTCCCGGCAGAATAGTTGTCAGCCTCATCATTctctatcatctccctcacTCTCcttccatggattcgggcctccagtTCTTCCTCTTCCCGGCTCTTCTCTCCTTTTCTCCGATACtgcggctgctggtttgaaggcGGTCAAGGGCAggttggggctcattggtttggggttcttctaccactgggagtgtatttatcggggtgctgaggcccctttgttgcattatctgccccaaccagtgggcagtGTTCTgcagttggagggccatggtttggaggtcctggttggataaggtaggggtgggagcattccctgccaagcttggcgagggattgagaggaatgggtgtttggttgtttagtgttgtagggctagaaaaggagaactgctgcccctcttgggcagagctcaggtcgtttgggatgttaaggttgctttcattgtgattagccattgtggatctcagtgggttttgttaaaagtagaactccggtgatgaaaagatctccttcgtttcccacagacgacgccaattgatgatctgagatccagaaaatagggttttacaatgggttctgtaaaactggaaaaaacttagacctagaggagagtatttctccttttatatgtttccttttgtctgctagtgacgtgctaacagaacgtatatcattggaccacctgtccctgctacgttgattcggacgtacgagggaatcagatctctgccccatgcgtaacggcctctgatcctcttcacGCGCGTGTGGATGGGTCCACAAGGCAGATAAATGAGTCTTCCTTCTGGTTCTGGGCTGGGCCGGGAGATAGGAGCAAAGCTGGGCCCAAAGGAGATCGGCCCGAGGTGCTGTGAAGGCGAGGCCAGCCTGATGGAGAAATTGAAAGGGGCCCGGTATCAAGACTCGAAAGGGCCAGACCTGTTAGTGCAGAGGATGTGTGGGCTTCTGAGCGATGGGTCGCGATCATGGGATTGACCCCTGACTGAGGTGgaaaaatccagcggtcatcagatgataatagtaattttgtatttatttaaaaatattaaaataataatataacattaaatgataaaataaaaggtttaattataatatatatttttatctcctttaaaaaattatgtatatcTATTatctaatttctttaaaatcttttacattttttcttatttattaaaataatttaagctTTACtaattcaaatataaattaattatatatatacaaaaaaattcttaaacAAATCTAGTCTATCATGAACTAAGCTAATTTTAAAGTATAAACatgtgtattttattttttccgtgggaattcatttatttgtgacttataattactttaattcatgataaattaaatctaaataaatatttctaaaaagtTGTCATGTGGCACTCACAATAAAAAATGGCTTATTATTTCTTTTGGGATTgacaatttaattct
This genomic window contains:
- the LOC122722469 gene encoding uncharacterized protein LOC122722469, coding for MPSMTAYDGAGNPREHVLNYKTFIELQTLSDALMCKAFPMTLSGPVRAWFNNLEAGSISSFGDLATRFISRFIAGVPADRKTSYLETIKQRRDESLREYVARFNTEALQIPELDEGRAVEAMQKGTTSAEFFSSLSRKPPTSLAELMQRAEKYIRQDDALVTSRFAKEAVGKEKAPEERRPEKHERKHEIERLIKRGHLKNFVKKPEEQRPQPNSATQASRRAGAVNDGSSGTINMIVGGTGGRMSHRGKKRSREGESSGAEVMQVIEHSLVAITFSPEDAQGVQMPHDDALVIEAVIHNYRVKKILVDDGSKVNLLPYRVFKQMGTPEEQLVRDQAPVKGIRGVPVSVEGKVKLALTLGEAPRTRTHYAVFLVVKLPLSYNAILGRPALFDFEVVTSIRYLAMKFPTEAWVGIVRGSQEEARAVYLATVAEPSSTEERLDSKVLEVRDEKTEARTEPVGELEIFPLSEVETDKTGKAEEEGSRKGEAIGYQGGGTEARRGRLY